The window ttcccggtggaggcggagacaactgGGCAAAATGTTTTCGGACCTTTTCAGCATGTTTCCGgacctgggagttatacagctgctacgggctgcttccctggggatgtgtaacaaaaaggaggcctggtcgaggaccgggccgcagggacgctaagccccgaaatcatctcaagataacctcaagataagatgaccCGACCCCCGGAACGCGGAGGCTACCCAGGGCTTCCATACAGAGATGGATGTAAAGACCAGCATCAGGAGCCTTCCGTGCGAGGAGACTATGAGAGACGTGGTTACTCTCTTACGAGATGCTGATCAAGGGATATGCAGACAGCaagacacaataacgtggctgaaagttGGATACTCAGCCAACACGTCTCAAAATGTATAAGTGACAGCGTTTCGGTTCATCCTGGGcactacttgataatggtccggggaaggaccgaaacgttgtcactcTCTTTATTTTCAGATTGATGGGTTGTATCTAGTAATATAACCGAAGCCCATAAACGTGTGAGAGGCATTGAGGAAGGGAATATCAATGGAATAATAAAGGTAGAACTATCAAATGTTTATTAAAGCTGACAGGTTTAGATTTACAAAGCATATAGGCACGAACTGGCTTGGCAAAAAACTTATGGATAGTTCGAACAATCTACATAATTGCTTTAGAGAAGAAAATAACTGGCAGTGATTTTTTAATAGGCCATCACGTATGGTATAGCATGCCTGCTGCAGTGTTTGTCTTGCAGGGCCCAGTAGGCCTGCTGCTGTGTTCCAGCCTTGCATGGTCCAGTAGGCCTGCTGCTGTGTTCCAGCCTTGCATGGTCCAGTAGGCCTGCTGCTGTGTTCCAGCCTTGCATGGTCCAGTAGGCCTGCTGCTGTGTTCCAGCCTTGCAGGGCCCAGTAGGCCTGCTGCTGTGTTCCTGCCTTGCATGGTCCAGTAGGCCTGCTGCTGTGTTCCAGCCTTGCATGGTCCAGTAGGCCTGCTGCTGTGTTCCAGCCTTGCATGGTCCAGTAGGCCTACCACAGTGTTCCCGCCTTGCATGGTCCATTAAGCCTACCACAGTGTTCCCGCCTTGCATGGTCCATTAAGCCTACCACAGTGTTCCCGCCTTGCATGGTCCATTAAGCCTACCACAGTGTTCCTGCCTTGCATGGTCCAGTAGGACTACCACAGTGTTCCTGCCTTGCATGGTCCAGTAGGACTACCACAGTGTTCCCGCCTTGCATGGTCCATTAAGCCTACCACAGTGTTCCTGCCTTGCATGGTCCATTAAGCCTACTGTACTGCTCTGAATGATCAAGTAGACATACTCGCATGATCTAAAATTGCATGTAGTTGACCATGCAACACACCAGGAGAACAAACACGGGGGCGAGGCACTGCGAGGTCCGACAATGGCAGCTCACCTGGTTCTTGAAGAAGACGAACATCGAAGTGCACCACGCAGTGCCTCAAGAGCGTCAGTCCCGCTTGGTTGTTGTTTAatgttcagctacttggaacgaaAGTCCCAAGCAGCACGAGCTATGGACCCCCGCTTGGTAAAGCCGAGCGATTATAGTTGAGTTACGATAGTGGAATTTCTCCTGTTCTGCGTGCGAGGAGAGAGTCAAGTCTGATGACTCTAAACCACGTTAAATTTCGTCGTCGCCCTTGTATCAACTTGCAACAACAACGAACCCGTTCAAATCTTGCCATATTATAAACATTGACTCGTTACTAGCGCGTCCCCCCCAACATTACCCCTCATATGCAGTCATCTGGAGGAGAAAACCAGCATGTAAACTGTACCTGTCATTGAGAAGCTGTTTACCAAGCTCAAGCTAGTAAGTGTTTGCTCGACAAAGGAAGTTAATTGTGCGATCATGACAATATCTTGATACAGGGAGTGTATTTCAGGCCTTAAGGGTAGTGAGAGTGTCTTTTAGAGATGCAACTTTATTATAGTACTGTCAGGGGTGGAGGTGTACAATACATTCGGAGacagaaataatatatatataatataatatataaaacttATATCGAGGTCTTCCCCACCAAGATCAAACTACTGACCCTCTCCAGGATGCAACTCCATTACAGTTGGCTAACTCCCTGGAATACCTGTTTATTATTAAATGACCCTTATATTATGATGGTTGGCTTAATGGTAGGTGTAGAGGTCAGGTGCCGCGGCTGCCGCTGCTGCCTGCTTGTTGTAGAGCTTGAAGAACTCAGCCTTGGCGGCGACCTACCTCGGGAGTGTCGTGGACCTGGGTGGGGGGACCGTGGTAGCCGTAGGAGCCGATGGGGGCACCGTAGGCGACAGCTGGGGCACCGTAGGCGACAGCCGGGGCACCGTAGGCGACAGCCGGGGCACCGTAGGAGCCGGTGGAGGCAAATATGGGAGCCACAGGGGCCTTGTGGACAGGGAGAGCGGGGGCGTAGCCAGGGGTGCCATAACGACTGGAGCGGATAATATCCAGAGTTTTCAATTGCTTGTTGTAGGCCTTGTAGAAGTCATCTTTAGCGGCAGCGACTTCGTAGGTGTCTGAGACGGGGATGACCTTGCCGCCGATGCCGGCGGGGATGGTGGCAGCCACGGGGCCGACATACTTGGGCTGGATGCCATAGCCGAAGCCGGGGTTGTAGGCCTGATAGCCGGGGTTGTAGGCCTGATAGCCGGCCGAACACACGCCTATCACTGCCAAAACAACCTGCAACAAGAAACCAGTATATACTTTTATGTACagtcttttaccaatattttttaattaaattaTCTTTAGTATCATTTTATAAACAACAGTTTAAATCAGCTCAACAATTATGATAAAAAATCGGCGAAAACATGTCACAATGAGACCGTTTAAACATGCTTCACTTTAGAAAAAGCTTTTAAAAACTAATTCACCAATTCTGTGACATGTTCTTCAGAAATATTGTCCGAGCATTTAAAGTGCAGTTTTTACACACTAGTGTTAAAACTCTTACCAGATCCCTCATGATGTGAGCGTGTGTGAGGTGGGAGCCAGACTGTGTTGGGTGAGGCTCCAGACCcgctatatatacacactcctctctccctctaactcctcctccctctcctctgaCCTCGTAATGATCTCTGTAAGCTTTAATTTGTTTTTCCAAATGCAAGATGACATGAAACGTTACATGAAGCTCacattgtcttttttttttttgtatcacGTTTCATAGACACGAATGATGTTTATCTCCCAAAGTGATCATTGATATCAAGGACCTTTGCCCGCGCGGGCACTCTTTGCTAGCTGGCGTGTTTACCAATAACATAAACaagtaaataataatataaacaaTTTAACATTACAAAAAATACACTAATAAATTGTTATGCTAAGTGGATCTTGTTGATACATTGTTCACATAAAATCCCGCTGAGAGTGAGTGAAGATGTTGACATCTTGGGAGAGAAATTTTCCTCTTCGTTGACCATGAACAACTATTCGTCCTAAACATGTGAGGCAGCCCCAGAAAAGCTACAGCCTTATGGGTGAACCTCTTACTTTTCTTGACTGCAGTAGTTgctaaaccttatatgaagcacgaGTTCGCTCCCATCTTTAGTCTGCGCCGCTCTCCTGAACTATTTGCCTCACATCATTTACCAGAATTATGGACAAGGTGGAGAAGCGTGCGAGAAGAAACATCTCAAGTCTACACTCGTTCTGGTTGAACTTGTCAGCGTATCAGAGCCTACAACATCTTAAAGATTTTTGTGGATTTGCTGGAACAAGGCCAACGTTCTCAATGTTTCCcaatatggtccagtatggtattgtgatttctgtgtgtgtgataTTGTCCAACTTCGTGAACAGCCAGAAGGCGACTATCACGACACAAAACAGATCATCACTCAACAGCCTAATGCTTGCTGTGCTAACATGATTGTAACTTTGCATTAAATTAAGTTTCTAGGTCTGGGCTTGAGATGTGCTCATGTAGTATAACAGCTCTTATCTTGCTGTTTCATTAGGAACATTAGTGACATTTCTTATGATCTTAGTTAAAAAAGAAGAAGAGAGGAAAGCGCAATTGCACGCAGTAATGTCTTCCTTTGATTTTACGTTGAGGCAGTTCTGAGGATTGGTATCCGAGAAGGTGTCTAGTTGAGCCTCCTGACTGACGGTCAGGTAGACTAGACTGTTGAAAGATGCTGCATGCATGCAGTCTAACATCTACAgtctacagtctccgtggtgtagtggtaagacactcgcttggcgttccgcgagcgctatgtcatgggttcgtatcctggccggggaggatttactgggcgtaattccttaactgtagcctctgtttaacacaacagtaaaatgtgtacttggatgaaaaaacgattcttcgcggcaggggatcgtgttccagggacctgcccgaaacgctacgcgtactagtggctgtacaagaatgtaacaactcttgtatatatctcaaaaaaaaaaaaaaaaaaaaaaaaaacataggcCCTACATCCCAGCGGTGACGAAATGTGTTCTCTGTTGCGGTTTAATTAAAAATGGTAAACACTTCTATATCAACATTTTGCTGCTAGAATATCAATATCAACATCTCTTTAGTAATTCTTCACTGCAAACGCATAAATCCGACCGTGAAAGGTACCTGAAATAAATATTTATCAATGTACACCAAAAAAAACCACACAAACTAGTGCAGATGTGAACATGCGCAATATAGCAAGAAAGTGATATTATTTAGAAGATTTTGATAGAGCCAAAGGTATCACAAAGGTTGTACAAGGTTGTACaaaggttgtacaagaatgtaacaacatttgtatatatctcaaaaaaaaaaaaaaaaaaaaaaagctttagCTTGTGCTCCTGAGACCTTACTTGCATTATGCTGAGAAAATTTAATCATTGTACTTCGGAATGACCAATTTTGTTAGAAAGCATATAGACAAGAGTTGGAATGAGTTATAGGATTTTGGAATGAGCCAATCCCTGCAACCTGAAAGTTTTCAAGTGCTTGCATACAGAGATGGACACAAAGGTAGGCATCATGAATTTTcgatatgcagacgaggagtcacaataacgtggctgaagcatgttgaccagaccacacactagaaggtgaagggaccatgacgtttctgtccgttctggaccatcctCAAGTCGGTTGTATAGGttgtacaatcgacttgagaatggtccaggacggactgaaacgtcatggtcccttcactttctagtgtgtggtctggtcaacatcgtgAATTTTCCTTACGAATGGAAATTGAGAGTCCAGATTACTCCCTCTTGACAGACGGAGATCAAGGGATATAATGGAAATGCATAAATGGATGAAAGCAATGAGAAATGGGATAcgtgttaataaataaatataattaagaGTAGCAAACATTGATTAAAGTGGACAGATTTAGATTTAGAACGGATATAGGCACGAACTTCTTCAACAAATTACTTATGGATGACTGCAACAATCTGCTTAGTTGTGTCATTGAAGAAAATATCTTAAAGAGTTGTGAAAGACGCTGTTAAAACTGTATGTTTAAGACGCTGTATGGTCCAACTTGCTTGCTGCAATGTTCCTGCTTTGCAGGATCCGGTAGGCCTACAGCACTGTTCGTACCGTGAGGTCTGTTGCATTGATGCTGCCCTGCATTATCGAGTAGCCTTACTACAGTGTTACTTCCTTGCATGATACAGTGTGCCTATTGCGGTGTTCCTGCCTCGCATGATCTAATATTGCCCAGAACAAACCATGAAATACACGGCTGGTACAACCTATTCAATACATGGCTGGCACAAGATATACAATACACGGCTGGTACAACCTATTCAATACATAGCAGACACATTCAGTACACCGCTGCAACAGACGCGGGAGCGAAGCGTCGCTAAGTCCCACGAGGGCAGCTCACTTAGCGATTGAAAGAGACATTGAAATTAAACACAGAGCGCCTGGAGACCATCAGTCCAGCGAGCCAGCCGAGCCGTTATGGTCAAGTTACCAAGATCGTGTCATCCTGCATAGGAGAAGATGTTTACCAAGACAGTAAGTCTTTACAATAAGGGATGTTGTATGTCCATAACAACATCTTAATACAGGGAGTTTGTTTCGGGCCATAGGGTAGTGAGAGTATCTTTACAGATGCAAGTTTATTATAGGTACTCGGCTAGTGTGGTAGTGGATCGGAATGGTTGGCTTAGTGGTAGGTGTAGAGGTCAGGTGCCGCGGCTGCCGCTGCTGCCTGCTTGTTGTAGAGCTTGAAGAACTCAGCCTTGGCGGCGACCACCTCGGGAGTGTCGTGGACCTGGGTGGGGGGACCGTGGTAGCCGTAGGAGCCGATGGGGGCACCGTAGGAGCCGGTGGAGGCAAAGAAGGGAGCCACAGGGGCCTTGTAGACAGGGAGAGCGGGGGCGTAGCCAGGGGTGCCATAACGACTGGAACGGATAATATccagagttttcagttgcttGTCGTAAGCCTTGTAGAAGTCATCTTTAGCGGCAGCGACTTCGTAGGTGTCTGAGACGGGGATGACCTTGCCGCCGATGCCGGCGGGGATGGTGGCAGCCACGGGGCCGACATACTTGGGCTGGACACCGTAGCCGAAGCCGGGGTTGTAGGCCTGATAGCCGGGGTTGTAGGCCTGATAGCCGGCCGAACACACGCCTATCACTGCCAAAACAACCtgtaagagaaagaaagaaaattgAAAAATCATCTCGCATCCAAGAAATAATTCCATGCTGGATCTTACCACTGACATTGATCTAGTTAATTTTTATTTTGTGTTTTTAATACCAGGTGATACATCACATGTTAACTTCTGGACGGGCTCTGAACACAAAGAAGATTTTCAAAGCATCtatatttgtatttattaaaGAGTCTAATTGGTAATTTTAAGTGGTGAAACTGTAAATGTTTTAAGAGTGTCAACGAGAATTATCTCACTTTCTTGTGAGTTTGTCATTGTTTCTCTGTCAAGTGAGTGATGGCTTCATTGTTTCGCTGTCAAGAGCATGGTGACAGTGAGAGTCGAGGACTGAGGTAG of the Procambarus clarkii isolate CNS0578487 chromosome 56, FALCON_Pclarkii_2.0, whole genome shotgun sequence genome contains:
- the LOC123770786 gene encoding cuticle protein CP1499-like, whose protein sequence is MRSLVVLAVIGVCSAGYQAYNPGYQAYNPGFGYGVQPKYVGPVAATIPAGIGGKVIPVSDTYEVAAAKDDFYKAYDKQLKTLDIIRSSRYGTPGYAPALPVYKAPVAPFFASTGSYGAPIGSYGYHGPPTQVHDTPEVVAAKAEFFKLYNKQAAAAAAAPDLYTYH